A window from Triplophysa dalaica isolate WHDGS20190420 chromosome 3, ASM1584641v1, whole genome shotgun sequence encodes these proteins:
- the LOC130418011 gene encoding CMRF35-like molecule 1 isoform X1 yields the protein MVAYGTAALCCTLICFCLMLGTECYTGGSNNTFTVQPGGSVTIPCYYDSKYTQQRKFWFSEADKCAIYTNFTSETVSVIDHPAQSLFTVTMRNLKMNQYGEFYCFVETYEGNKTTYEGLLEIKNAPDVSVVSSSVSGDEGGNISVKCLYSSAYKNKHKHWCRYKDKSCYTSQSSSVQISDDERESFTVLMSGLMLSDSGWYFCFVGDRQAPVQLTVSAHTIENNTETTNDTGSSDGSGESTLNDQQKEKNMSLWLPVSAGLMMIIIMVAVCTWKWKNRSAEDKKLMKNNAPDTVTVEETVIYSTINDENPNNISQLQFKANTIYSSMEDPAECEGQSPAGGTVYSTVAPH from the exons ATGGTTGCGTACGGAACAGCAGCTCTTTGCTGCACCCTGATCTGCTTTTGCCTCATGTTAG gtACTGAATGCTATACTGGTGGatcaaacaatacatttactgTCCAGCCTGGAGGATCAGTCACTATCCCGTGTTATTATGACAGTAAATACACACAGCAGAGAAAGTTCTGGTTCTCAGAGGCTGATAAATGTGCAATATACACAAACTTTACGAGTGAAACTGTGTCAGTAATTGATCATCCTGCTCAGAGTCTCTTTACTGTGACTATGAGAAACCTGAAGATGAATCAGTACGGagagttttattgttttgtggaGACATATGAAGGAAATAAAACCACCTATGAAGGTCTTCTCGAGATTAAAAATG CTCCTGATGTGTCTGTGGTGTCCAGCAGTGTATCTGGAGATGAAGGTGGTAATATCAGTGTAAAGTGTCTCTATAGTTCTGCATAtaagaataaacacaaacactggtGCAGATATAAAGACAAGAGCTGTTACACATCCCAGAGTTCATCAGTTCAGATCAGTGATGATGAGAGAGAATCTTTCACTGTGTTGATGTCTGGACTGATGCTGAGTGATTCTGGCTGGTACTTCTGTTTTGTAGGAGATCGACAGGCTCCTGTTCAGCTCACAGTCTCTG CTCACACCATAGAGAACAACACTGAGACCACTAA TGATACAGGAAGTTCTGACGGCAGTGGAGAATCAACATTAAATGATCAGCAAAA agagaaaaatatgTCGCTGTGGCTTCCAGTTTCTGCCGGTctaatgatgataataattatGGTTGCTGTTTGCACCTGGAAATGGAAAAATAGATCCG CAGAAGATAAAAAACTGATGAAGAATAATGCCCCAGACACTGTCACA gttGAAGAGACAGTGATATACAGCActataaatgatgaaaatccAAAT AACATATCTCAGCTGCAATTTAAAGCAAACACAATTTACAGTTCTATGGAAGACCCAGCTGAGTGTGAAGGA CAGTCTCCAGCAGGTGGCACTGTCTACAGCACTGTAGCGCCACATTGA
- the LOC130418011 gene encoding CMRF35-like molecule 1 isoform X3 encodes MVAYGTAALCCTLICFCLMLGTECYTGGSNNTFTVQPGGSVTIPCYYDSKYTQQRKFWFSEADKCAIYTNFTSETVSVIDHPAQSLFTVTMRNLKMNQYGEFYCFVETYEGNKTTYEGLLEIKNAPDVSVVSSSVSGDEGGNISVKCLYSSAYKNKHKHWCRYKDKSCYTSQSSSVQISDDERESFTVLMSGLMLSDSGWYFCFVGDRQAPVQLTVSAHTIENNTETTNDTGSSDGSGESTLNDQQKEKNMSLWLPVSAGLMMIIIMVAVCTWKWKNRSAEDKKLMKNNAPDTVTVEETVIYSTINDENPNNISQLQFKANTIYSSMEDPAECEGSPAGGTVYSTVAPH; translated from the exons ATGGTTGCGTACGGAACAGCAGCTCTTTGCTGCACCCTGATCTGCTTTTGCCTCATGTTAG gtACTGAATGCTATACTGGTGGatcaaacaatacatttactgTCCAGCCTGGAGGATCAGTCACTATCCCGTGTTATTATGACAGTAAATACACACAGCAGAGAAAGTTCTGGTTCTCAGAGGCTGATAAATGTGCAATATACACAAACTTTACGAGTGAAACTGTGTCAGTAATTGATCATCCTGCTCAGAGTCTCTTTACTGTGACTATGAGAAACCTGAAGATGAATCAGTACGGagagttttattgttttgtggaGACATATGAAGGAAATAAAACCACCTATGAAGGTCTTCTCGAGATTAAAAATG CTCCTGATGTGTCTGTGGTGTCCAGCAGTGTATCTGGAGATGAAGGTGGTAATATCAGTGTAAAGTGTCTCTATAGTTCTGCATAtaagaataaacacaaacactggtGCAGATATAAAGACAAGAGCTGTTACACATCCCAGAGTTCATCAGTTCAGATCAGTGATGATGAGAGAGAATCTTTCACTGTGTTGATGTCTGGACTGATGCTGAGTGATTCTGGCTGGTACTTCTGTTTTGTAGGAGATCGACAGGCTCCTGTTCAGCTCACAGTCTCTG CTCACACCATAGAGAACAACACTGAGACCACTAA TGATACAGGAAGTTCTGACGGCAGTGGAGAATCAACATTAAATGATCAGCAAAA agagaaaaatatgTCGCTGTGGCTTCCAGTTTCTGCCGGTctaatgatgataataattatGGTTGCTGTTTGCACCTGGAAATGGAAAAATAGATCCG CAGAAGATAAAAAACTGATGAAGAATAATGCCCCAGACACTGTCACA gttGAAGAGACAGTGATATACAGCActataaatgatgaaaatccAAAT AACATATCTCAGCTGCAATTTAAAGCAAACACAATTTACAGTTCTATGGAAGACCCAGCTGAGTGTGAAGGA TCTCCAGCAGGTGGCACTGTCTACAGCACTGTAGCGCCACATTGA
- the LOC130418011 gene encoding CMRF35-like molecule 1 isoform X2, with protein MVAYGTAALCCTLICFCLMLGTECYTGGSNNTFTVQPGGSVTIPCYYDSKYTQQRKFWFSEADKCAIYTNFTSETVSVIDHPAQSLFTVTMRNLKMNQYGEFYCFVETYEGNKTTYEGLLEIKNAPDVSVVSSSVSGDEGGNISVKCLYSSAYKNKHKHWCRYKDKSCYTSQSSSVQISDDERESFTVLMSGLMLSDSGWYFCFVGDRQAPVQLTVSAHTIENNTETTNDTGSSDGSGESTLNDQQKEKNMSLWLPVSAGLMMIIIMVAVCTWKWKNRSEDKKLMKNNAPDTVTVEETVIYSTINDENPNNISQLQFKANTIYSSMEDPAECEGQSPAGGTVYSTVAPH; from the exons ATGGTTGCGTACGGAACAGCAGCTCTTTGCTGCACCCTGATCTGCTTTTGCCTCATGTTAG gtACTGAATGCTATACTGGTGGatcaaacaatacatttactgTCCAGCCTGGAGGATCAGTCACTATCCCGTGTTATTATGACAGTAAATACACACAGCAGAGAAAGTTCTGGTTCTCAGAGGCTGATAAATGTGCAATATACACAAACTTTACGAGTGAAACTGTGTCAGTAATTGATCATCCTGCTCAGAGTCTCTTTACTGTGACTATGAGAAACCTGAAGATGAATCAGTACGGagagttttattgttttgtggaGACATATGAAGGAAATAAAACCACCTATGAAGGTCTTCTCGAGATTAAAAATG CTCCTGATGTGTCTGTGGTGTCCAGCAGTGTATCTGGAGATGAAGGTGGTAATATCAGTGTAAAGTGTCTCTATAGTTCTGCATAtaagaataaacacaaacactggtGCAGATATAAAGACAAGAGCTGTTACACATCCCAGAGTTCATCAGTTCAGATCAGTGATGATGAGAGAGAATCTTTCACTGTGTTGATGTCTGGACTGATGCTGAGTGATTCTGGCTGGTACTTCTGTTTTGTAGGAGATCGACAGGCTCCTGTTCAGCTCACAGTCTCTG CTCACACCATAGAGAACAACACTGAGACCACTAA TGATACAGGAAGTTCTGACGGCAGTGGAGAATCAACATTAAATGATCAGCAAAA agagaaaaatatgTCGCTGTGGCTTCCAGTTTCTGCCGGTctaatgatgataataattatGGTTGCTGTTTGCACCTGGAAATGGAAAAATAGATCCG AAGATAAAAAACTGATGAAGAATAATGCCCCAGACACTGTCACA gttGAAGAGACAGTGATATACAGCActataaatgatgaaaatccAAAT AACATATCTCAGCTGCAATTTAAAGCAAACACAATTTACAGTTCTATGGAAGACCCAGCTGAGTGTGAAGGA CAGTCTCCAGCAGGTGGCACTGTCTACAGCACTGTAGCGCCACATTGA
- the LOC130418034 gene encoding cerebellin-1-like, which produces MKIPAALNMFLLLCFGASLAHGLITPEKLNNIEERLRVTETILGELKRENEALRSFTQALEIKLESLQAKNTALRSLTQASEIKLQSLQAENTARKVAFSAGLLNSGPQHTGPFEESRTLIYKKIFSNIGNAYDSNTGIFTAPVKGVYFFRFYGHSHVGNTMAVSLYKNNEQQCSVYFHKTQSAPNGNGSNGVVLTLEKADKVHTELWKDSWVYDDEASFTSFSGFMLFPL; this is translated from the exons ATGAAGATCCCTGCGGCTCTAAATATGTTCTTATTGCTCTGTTTTGGTGCTTCGCTTGCTCATGGTTTAATTACGCCAGAAAAACTTAACAATATTGAAGAAAGACTGAGAGTCACAGAGACCATTCTGGGTGAATTGAAGAGAGAGAACGaag CTTTGAGGAGTTTCACACAAGCCTTAGAGATCAAGCTTGAATCTTTACAAGCAAAGAATACAG CTTTGAGGAGTTTAACACAAGCCTCAGAAATCAAGCTTCAGTCTTTACAAGCAGAAAATACAG CCAGAAAGGTTGCCTTTTCCGCTGGACTTTTAAACTCTGGACCACAACACACTGGACCATTTGAAGAATCAAGAACTCTGATCTACAAAAAAATCTTCAGTAACATTGGAAATGCATATGATTCAAACACTg GCATTTTCACAGCACCAGTAAAAGGAGTCTATTTCTTCAGATTTTATGGTCATTCACATGTAGGGAACACAATGGCGGTCAGTCTTTATAAGAATAATGAACAGCAATGCTCCGTGTATTTTCACAAGACCCAGAGCGCTCCCAATGGTAACGGCAGCAATGGTGTTGTTCTTACACTGGAGAAGGCCGATAAGGTGCACACAGAGCTGTGGAAAGACAGCTGGGTTTATGACGATGAGGCCAGCTTCACCAGTTTCAGTGGTTTCATGCTTTTCCCTTTATAA
- the LOC130418027 gene encoding cerebellin-2-like isoform X2: MMQALRSFTQALEIKFESLQAKNTALRSSTQASEIKLQSLQAENTALRSSTQASEIKVQSLQAENTARKVAFSAGLLNSGPKNTGPFEESRTLVYQKIFSNIGNAYDSNTGIFTAPVKGVYFFRFSGHSHSIKKMAVSLYKNNEKECSVYDKTESTPIGNGSNGVVLTLEKADKVHTELWKDSWVYDDEQTFTSFSGFMLFPL, encoded by the exons ATGATGCAAG CTTTGAGGAGTTTTACACAAGCCTTAGAGATCAAGTTTGAATCTTTACAAGCAAAGAATACAG CTTTGAGGAGTTCAACACAAGCCTCAGAGATCAAGCTTCAGTCTTTGCAAGCAGAAAATACAG CTTTGAGGAGTTCAACACAAGCCTCAGAGATCAAGGTTCAGTCTTTACAAGCAGAAAATACAG ccAGAAAGGTTGCCTTTTCAGCTGGACTTTTAAACTCTGGACCAAAGAACACTGGACCCTTTGAAGAATCAAGAACTCTGGTCTACCAAAAAATCTTCAGTAACATTGGAAATGCATATGATTCAAACACTG GCATTTTCACAGCACCAGTAAAAGGAGTCTATTTCTTCAGATTTTCTGGTCATtcacattcaattaaaaaaatggcGGTCAGTCTTTATAAGAATAATGAAAAGGAATGCTCAGTGTATGACAAGACCGAGAGCACTCCCATTGGTAACGGCAGCAATGGTGTTGTTCTTACACTGGAGAAGGCCGATAAGGTGCACACAGAGCTGTGGAAAGACAGCTGGGTTTATGACGATGAACAAACCTTCACCAGTTTCAGTGGTTTCATGCTTTTCCCTTTATAA
- the LOC130418027 gene encoding cerebellin-2-like isoform X1, with amino-acid sequence MKIPAALNMFLLLCFGALLAHGLITPEKRNNIEERLRVTETILGELKRENEALRSFTQALEIKFESLQAKNTALRSSTQASEIKLQSLQAENTALRSSTQASEIKVQSLQAENTARKVAFSAGLLNSGPKNTGPFEESRTLVYQKIFSNIGNAYDSNTGIFTAPVKGVYFFRFSGHSHSIKKMAVSLYKNNEKECSVYDKTESTPIGNGSNGVVLTLEKADKVHTELWKDSWVYDDEQTFTSFSGFMLFPL; translated from the exons ATGAAGATCCCTGCGGCTCTAAATATGTTCTTATTGCTCTGTTTTGGGGCTTTGCTGGCTCATGGTTTAATTACGCCAGAAAAACGTAACAATATTGAAGAAAGACTGAGAGTCACAGAGACCATTCTGGGTGAATTGAAGAGAGAGAACgaag CTTTGAGGAGTTTTACACAAGCCTTAGAGATCAAGTTTGAATCTTTACAAGCAAAGAATACAG CTTTGAGGAGTTCAACACAAGCCTCAGAGATCAAGCTTCAGTCTTTGCAAGCAGAAAATACAG CTTTGAGGAGTTCAACACAAGCCTCAGAGATCAAGGTTCAGTCTTTACAAGCAGAAAATACAG ccAGAAAGGTTGCCTTTTCAGCTGGACTTTTAAACTCTGGACCAAAGAACACTGGACCCTTTGAAGAATCAAGAACTCTGGTCTACCAAAAAATCTTCAGTAACATTGGAAATGCATATGATTCAAACACTG GCATTTTCACAGCACCAGTAAAAGGAGTCTATTTCTTCAGATTTTCTGGTCATtcacattcaattaaaaaaatggcGGTCAGTCTTTATAAGAATAATGAAAAGGAATGCTCAGTGTATGACAAGACCGAGAGCACTCCCATTGGTAACGGCAGCAATGGTGTTGTTCTTACACTGGAGAAGGCCGATAAGGTGCACACAGAGCTGTGGAAAGACAGCTGGGTTTATGACGATGAACAAACCTTCACCAGTTTCAGTGGTTTCATGCTTTTCCCTTTATAA
- the zgc:66427 gene encoding E3 ubiquitin-protein ligase ZNRF1 — MGTKSSRLHEEAVSTSFDKDDIKRETCRSIRSARPTSLMVEFSASFDHDSETNRSRSEEGSDSDTGQQASGDGSPADRTASPSLSSQASPTEDNRSGEKREDDASPTVPANGEEIGRAPQRTFSERLPGARHSSGSGVTARSARVRGSHARPVSEAWIGLYRVNNRHGAIRCPFCTKPFPGGRIEDHLLSCLTSPPLPYNTDVLAKDSGECSICLEDLLQGETTARLACLCVYHKSCIDRWSKVKPCCPEHPFD, encoded by the exons ATGGGCACGAAATCGAGCCGTTTACACGAGGAGGCGGTTTCCACATCCTTCGATAAAGATGACATCAAACGGGAGACATGTCGCAGCATCCGAAGCGCCAGGCCCACCAGCCTCATGGTGGAGTTTTCCGCTAGTTTCGATCATGATTCGGAGACGAATCGCAGCCGGTCGGAGGAGGGCAGCGACTCGGACACCGGGCAGCAGGCGAGCGGTGACGGCAGTCCCGCCGACCGCACTGCGTCCCCGTCGCTGAGCAGCCAGGCCTCGCCGACCGAAGACAACAGATCCGGTGAGAAACGCGAGGATGACGCCAGTCCCACGGTCCCCGCGAACGGGGAGGAAATAGGCCGCGCACCGCAGCGCACTTTCTCGGAGCGTCTGCCCGGTGCTCGACATTCTTCCGGGAGCGGCGTCACGGCGAGATCCGCCCGGGTGAGAGGGAGTCACGCGCGGCCGGTGTCTGAGGCGTGGATCGGCCTCTACAGAGTCAACAACCGTCACGGTG CTATTCGTTGCCCTTTCTGTACCAAACCGTTCCCTGGAGGGAGGATCGAGGACCACCTCTTAAGTTGTCTCACCTCCCCACCTCTTCCTTATAACA CGGACGTTCTTGCTAAGGACAGTGGGGAATGTTCCATCTGTCTTGAAGATTTACTGCAAGGAGAGACCACTGCACGACTGGCCTGCCTGTGTGTCTACCATAAGAG CTGCATTGATAGATGGAGTAAAGTGAAGCCGTGTTGCCCTGAACATCCCTTTGATTGA